In the genome of Cystobacter ferrugineus, one region contains:
- the yihA gene encoding ribosome biogenesis GTP-binding protein YihA/YsxC gives MIKILDARFITTAVEPKGYPTSLAPEVAFVGRSNVGKSSMINALTGRKKLVRVSNTPGRTRTLNFFDVDVEREGKHHLVRFADLPGYGFAKVSKTERAEWQTMITTYLEKRRDLKVVVSIIDAEVGPTPDDFQTLDYLQDYRRILVVATKMDRLPKARRKPRLSALAEQLSLPREAVLPFSATEKLGLDEVWGALLDSVK, from the coding sequence GTGATCAAGATCCTCGACGCCCGCTTCATCACCACGGCGGTGGAGCCCAAGGGCTACCCCACGAGCCTCGCCCCCGAGGTGGCCTTCGTGGGCCGCTCCAACGTGGGCAAGTCGTCCATGATCAACGCGCTCACGGGCCGCAAGAAGCTCGTGCGCGTGTCCAACACCCCCGGCCGCACCCGCACGCTCAACTTCTTCGACGTGGACGTGGAGCGCGAGGGCAAGCACCACCTGGTGCGCTTCGCGGACCTGCCCGGCTACGGCTTCGCCAAGGTGAGCAAGACCGAGCGCGCCGAGTGGCAGACGATGATCACCACCTACCTGGAGAAGCGCCGGGACCTGAAGGTGGTGGTGAGCATCATCGACGCCGAGGTGGGCCCCACCCCGGACGACTTCCAGACGCTCGACTACCTGCAGGACTACCGGCGCATCCTCGTGGTGGCCACGAAGATGGATCGCCTGCCCAAGGCGCGCCGCAAGCCGCGCCTCTCCGCGCTCGCCGAGCAGCTCAGCCTGCCGCGCGAGGCGGTGCTGCCCTTCTCCGCCACGGAGAAGCTGGGCCTGGACGAGGTGTGGGGCGCCCTGCTGGACAGTGTGAAGTGA
- a CDS encoding multiheme c-type cytochrome, which produces MPARGPWLLSLLLVLVLSGAAGAADFLGPESCKGCHPAAYEAWMQSKHARAGDSLAPTQQKDVRCLSCHAPDQANQGVSHVTCETCHGPGQHYSPSYVMKDAELARLVGLVDPSEKACRNCHDASSPSLKPFNFVESLKAIDHWSAERAGHKTARAEAASTEPAKKK; this is translated from the coding sequence ATGCCTGCTCGTGGCCCCTGGCTCCTGTCCCTCCTGCTCGTCCTCGTCCTCTCCGGTGCCGCCGGCGCGGCGGATTTCCTTGGCCCGGAGAGTTGCAAGGGCTGCCATCCGGCCGCCTATGAAGCCTGGATGCAGTCCAAGCATGCCCGGGCCGGGGACTCGCTCGCGCCCACCCAGCAGAAGGACGTGCGCTGCCTGTCCTGCCATGCGCCGGACCAGGCCAACCAGGGCGTCTCCCACGTCACGTGCGAGACGTGCCACGGCCCCGGCCAGCATTACTCGCCTTCCTATGTCATGAAGGACGCGGAGCTGGCCCGGCTGGTGGGCCTGGTGGACCCCTCGGAGAAGGCGTGCCGCAACTGCCACGACGCCTCGTCCCCCTCGCTCAAGCCCTTCAACTTCGTCGAGTCGCTCAAGGCGATCGACCACTGGTCCGCCGAGCGGGCCGGCCACAAGACGGCTCGGGCCGAGGCTGCCTCGACCGAGCCCGCCAAGAAGAAATAG
- the coaE gene encoding dephospho-CoA kinase (Dephospho-CoA kinase (CoaE) performs the final step in coenzyme A biosynthesis.): MKIYGLTGGIASGKSTVSRMFRELGAEVLDADLIAREVVEPGTPGLAAVAERFPGVVGPEGRLDRAALGARVFGDATERAALNALLHPLIGQRFIERTQALAEAGVERVLYDAPLLIENRLHGAMEGVVLVWVPRELQRARLMRRDGLDEAAAEARLAAQLPLDGKREHATWVVDNSGTLEATRAQVEEVWRAVLARG; the protein is encoded by the coding sequence GTGAAGATCTACGGACTGACGGGAGGCATCGCCTCGGGCAAGAGCACGGTGAGCCGGATGTTCCGCGAGCTGGGCGCCGAGGTGCTCGACGCGGACCTCATCGCCCGGGAGGTGGTGGAGCCGGGCACCCCCGGACTGGCGGCCGTGGCCGAGCGTTTCCCCGGCGTGGTGGGCCCGGAGGGGCGCCTGGACCGGGCGGCGCTGGGCGCGCGGGTCTTCGGGGACGCCACCGAGCGTGCCGCCCTCAACGCCCTGCTCCACCCGCTCATCGGCCAGCGCTTCATCGAGCGCACCCAGGCGCTCGCCGAGGCGGGCGTGGAGCGCGTCCTCTACGACGCCCCCCTGCTCATCGAGAACCGGCTGCACGGGGCGATGGAGGGCGTGGTGCTGGTGTGGGTGCCGCGCGAGCTGCAACGGGCCCGGCTGATGCGGCGCGATGGCCTGGACGAGGCCGCGGCCGAGGCCCGGCTGGCCGCCCAGCTCCCGTTGGACGGCAAGCGGGAGCACGCCACGTGGGTGGTGGACAATTCGGGCACCCTGGAAGCCACCCGGGCCCAGGTCGAGGAGGTCTGGCGAGCCGTTCTCGCGCGCGGCTGA
- a CDS encoding SDR family oxidoreductase: MSDTRKEASGQAPTYFVTGYPGFIGKRLVEHIVREAPQAHIYALVQPKHFKEAQQLAARLRGKGATLELLTGDIVDMHLGLSGQEYQRLCSRVTHIFHLAAVFYMGVPKETAWRINVDGTRNMLELARDCEHLERFNHFSTCHVSGDRVGVIAEDELDCGQTFRNVYEETKFHAEQRLQRAASSLPITIFRPSTVVGDSRTGEIDRFEGPYYLGILLVTSPLVAPMPLPGNGVAPLNVVPVDYVVRAVWALAHDPRAVGRTFHLVDPNPMSARRVYERIAEQSNKKLPRFNLSARAADVMMRLPVLEKLARPQRTALSYVNHLAIYNSHNTLELLDGTGIRCPPLSTYLDQLVSYVREQYRQRREESSEVEDPLDLRPPGSRDTPDTDRSGSH; the protein is encoded by the coding sequence ATGAGTGACACGCGCAAGGAAGCCAGCGGCCAGGCCCCGACGTACTTCGTCACCGGCTACCCCGGCTTCATCGGGAAACGGCTGGTCGAGCACATCGTCCGCGAGGCGCCCCAGGCCCACATCTACGCCCTGGTGCAGCCCAAGCACTTCAAGGAAGCCCAGCAGCTCGCCGCCCGCCTGCGCGGCAAGGGGGCCACGCTGGAGCTGCTCACCGGCGACATCGTGGACATGCACCTGGGCCTGTCCGGCCAGGAGTACCAGCGGCTGTGCTCGCGGGTGACGCACATCTTCCACCTGGCCGCCGTCTTCTACATGGGCGTGCCCAAGGAGACCGCCTGGCGCATCAACGTGGATGGCACGCGCAACATGCTGGAGCTGGCGCGCGACTGCGAGCACCTCGAGCGCTTCAACCACTTCTCCACCTGCCATGTGTCCGGGGACCGGGTGGGCGTCATCGCCGAGGACGAGCTGGACTGCGGGCAGACCTTCCGCAACGTCTACGAGGAGACCAAGTTCCACGCCGAGCAGCGCCTGCAGCGCGCCGCCTCGAGCCTGCCCATCACCATCTTCCGTCCGAGCACCGTGGTGGGCGACTCGCGCACCGGGGAGATCGATCGCTTCGAGGGCCCCTACTACCTGGGCATCCTCCTGGTGACGAGCCCGCTGGTGGCGCCCATGCCCCTGCCGGGCAACGGCGTGGCTCCGCTCAACGTGGTGCCGGTGGACTACGTGGTGAGGGCCGTGTGGGCGCTGGCGCATGATCCGCGCGCCGTGGGCCGCACCTTCCACCTCGTGGACCCCAACCCCATGAGCGCCCGCCGCGTCTACGAGCGCATCGCCGAGCAGTCCAACAAGAAGCTGCCGCGCTTCAACCTCTCGGCCCGGGCCGCGGACGTGATGATGCGCCTGCCCGTGCTGGAGAAGCTCGCCCGCCCCCAGCGCACCGCGCTCAGCTACGTCAACCACCTGGCCATCTACAACTCCCACAACACCCTGGAGCTGCTGGACGGCACCGGCATCCGCTGCCCTCCCCTCTCCACCTACCTGGATCAGCTCGTCTCCTACGTGCGCGAGCAGTACCGCCAGCGCCGCGAGGAGTCCTCCGAGGTGGAGGATCCCCTCGATCTCCGTCCCCCCGGCTCGCGCGACACGCCGGACACCGACCGCTCCGGGAGCCACTGA
- a CDS encoding hemolysin family protein codes for MLVLANGIFAGAELALISIRKTRLQELIEQRSGAARAVKALRDNPERFLATVQIGITVVGSTAAAFGGASIAQRLSGPLEGLGLPAREAESVAFALVVGLVSYLSLVLGELVPKSLALRYAERYALLIGRPLRGLSRLMKPVVWLLTFSSNLVLRLFGDSTSFTESRLSSDELRQLVEEAARSGSVHPRTGEIASRAFDLAELSVTDVMVPRTKVEAIRRHATPEEIRQVLLEQGHSRMPVYEGDLDHIVGYVVAKDLLSFALEQQLILLEDVLRPAWFIPESMGALDALQQMQVRRIQLALVVDEQGGLLGLVTMKDLVEELVGSISSEREAPTEHIRREPDGTALVDAVLPIREVNRALAPLELPEDGNWSTLGGLCLSLAGAIPPVGARFTLADGTVLEVADASARRVKQVRIHPPPPRSEDA; via the coding sequence TTGCTCGTGCTCGCCAACGGCATCTTCGCCGGAGCGGAGCTCGCGCTCATCTCCATCCGCAAGACGCGGCTGCAGGAGCTCATCGAGCAGCGCAGCGGCGCGGCGCGCGCGGTCAAGGCGCTCCGGGACAACCCCGAGCGGTTCCTGGCCACGGTACAGATTGGCATCACCGTCGTGGGCTCCACGGCGGCGGCCTTCGGTGGCGCCTCCATCGCCCAGCGCCTGAGCGGTCCCCTGGAGGGGCTCGGGTTGCCGGCGCGCGAGGCGGAGAGCGTGGCCTTCGCCCTGGTGGTGGGACTGGTGTCCTATCTGTCCCTGGTGCTGGGCGAGCTGGTGCCCAAGTCGCTCGCCCTGCGCTACGCCGAGCGCTACGCGCTCCTCATCGGCCGGCCCCTGCGGGGGCTGTCGCGGTTGATGAAGCCCGTGGTGTGGCTGCTCACCTTCAGCTCCAACCTGGTGCTGCGCCTCTTTGGTGACAGCACCTCCTTCACCGAGTCGCGCCTGTCGTCGGATGAGCTGCGGCAGCTCGTGGAGGAGGCGGCGCGCAGTGGCAGCGTCCATCCGCGCACCGGGGAGATCGCCTCGCGGGCCTTCGATCTGGCGGAGCTCTCCGTGACGGACGTCATGGTGCCGCGCACGAAGGTGGAGGCGATCCGCCGGCATGCCACGCCCGAGGAGATCCGGCAGGTGCTCCTGGAGCAGGGGCACAGCCGGATGCCCGTTTATGAGGGGGATCTGGATCACATCGTCGGGTACGTGGTGGCCAAGGATCTGCTGTCGTTCGCGCTCGAGCAGCAGCTCATCCTCCTGGAGGACGTGCTGCGTCCGGCCTGGTTCATTCCGGAATCGATGGGCGCCCTGGACGCGCTCCAGCAGATGCAGGTGCGGCGCATCCAGCTCGCCCTCGTGGTGGACGAGCAGGGCGGGCTGCTCGGGCTCGTCACCATGAAGGATCTGGTGGAGGAGCTGGTGGGCAGCATCTCCAGTGAGCGCGAGGCCCCGACCGAGCACATCCGGCGCGAGCCGGACGGAACGGCGCTCGTGGATGCCGTCCTTCCCATCCGGGAGGTGAACCGGGCGTTGGCGCCGCTGGAGCTGCCCGAGGATGGCAACTGGAGCACCCTGGGCGGGCTGTGTCTGTCCCTGGCGGGAGCCATCCCCCCCGTCGGGGCGCGCTTCACCCTGGCCGATGGCACCGTGCTCGAGGTGGCGGATGCCTCGGCGCGCCGGGTGAAGCAGGTGCGCATCCATCCCCCGCCCCCCCGGAGCGAGGACGCCTGA
- a CDS encoding aspartate aminotransferase family protein, with the protein MSSTPSLNSIKTEAAPRAPSPSANNEQWIEKAKAHLLQNYKQQPIVLERGLGSRVWDADGREYLDLLGGIATCALGHCHPEVVAAVRGQLDRLWHVSNVFYSEPQIELAARLTTASGLARAFFCNSGAEANEALIKLARKVQKDRGQPERHEVITFDNSFHGRTLATITATGQTKYQKGFEPLPQGFTHVPYGDLEAVRKAVGPRTAAILVEPIQGEGGVRSAPPGFLKALRALCDEQGLLLLIDEIQTGMGRTGKVFAFQHEDILPDAISLAKSLGNGLPIGAMLCTEEAGKSLTAGTHGSTFGGNLIAAVAANVVVRKVTDPQMLRDVTQKGEYFLGRLSELQRRLPTIIKEVRGVGLLIGVELFQEGAPVIARCRELGLLLNAAGEKTLRFAPAYTVSHDDLDHGVRILERALKP; encoded by the coding sequence GTGTCGTCCACGCCTTCGCTGAACTCCATCAAGACCGAGGCAGCCCCTCGGGCTCCTTCCCCTTCGGCCAACAACGAGCAGTGGATCGAGAAGGCCAAGGCCCACCTGCTGCAGAACTACAAGCAGCAGCCGATCGTCCTGGAGCGTGGGTTGGGCTCGCGCGTGTGGGACGCGGACGGGCGCGAGTATCTGGATCTGCTCGGGGGCATCGCCACGTGCGCGCTCGGCCACTGCCACCCCGAGGTGGTCGCCGCGGTGCGCGGCCAGCTCGACCGGCTGTGGCACGTGTCCAACGTCTTCTACTCGGAGCCGCAGATCGAGCTGGCCGCCCGGCTCACCACCGCCTCGGGGCTGGCGCGCGCCTTCTTCTGCAACTCGGGGGCCGAGGCCAACGAGGCGCTGATCAAGCTGGCGCGCAAGGTGCAGAAGGACCGCGGCCAGCCCGAGCGCCACGAGGTCATCACGTTCGACAACTCCTTCCACGGGCGCACGCTCGCCACCATCACCGCCACGGGCCAGACGAAGTACCAGAAGGGCTTCGAGCCGTTGCCGCAGGGCTTCACGCACGTGCCCTACGGCGACCTCGAGGCGGTGCGCAAGGCGGTGGGTCCACGCACCGCCGCCATCCTCGTGGAGCCCATCCAGGGCGAGGGTGGGGTGCGCTCGGCGCCTCCGGGCTTCCTCAAGGCGCTGCGCGCCCTGTGTGACGAGCAGGGCCTGCTGCTGCTGATCGATGAGATCCAGACCGGCATGGGCCGCACCGGCAAGGTCTTCGCCTTCCAGCACGAGGACATCCTCCCGGATGCCATCAGCCTGGCGAAGTCGCTCGGCAACGGCCTGCCCATTGGCGCCATGCTGTGCACCGAGGAGGCCGGCAAGAGCCTCACGGCGGGCACCCACGGCTCCACGTTCGGCGGCAACCTCATCGCCGCCGTCGCCGCCAACGTCGTCGTGCGCAAGGTGACGGATCCCCAGATGCTGCGCGACGTGACGCAGAAGGGTGAGTACTTCCTCGGCCGCCTGAGCGAGCTGCAGCGCCGCCTGCCCACCATCATCAAGGAGGTGCGCGGCGTGGGGCTGCTCATCGGCGTGGAGCTCTTCCAGGAAGGCGCCCCCGTCATCGCCAGGTGCCGCGAGCTCGGTCTGCTCCTCAATGCCGCGGGCGAGAAGACGCTGCGCTTCGCCCCCGCCTATACCGTGTCCCACGACGATCTCGACCACGGCGTGCGCATCCTCGAGCGGGCCCTCAAGCCCTGA
- the hslU gene encoding ATP-dependent protease ATPase subunit HslU, whose product MSNARKSPSFTPREVVGELDRYIVGQNAAKRAVAIALRNRWRRQQVSDELRDEIHPKNIIMIGPTGVGKTEIARRLAKLAQAPFVKVEASKFTEVGYVGRDVESMVRDLVESAIALVRDEEMERVRTRAAENAEDRLAQLLSGHAPPSRPTGGMGFMAPPPPAPSAPRLGDTEREKLRAQLRAGTLDDQEVELETSEGGTPTFLRNFSGQGMEEIGVNLQDLFKNMPGMSRSRRRKVRAPEALKLLEQEEAARLVDSERVNREALVRAENSGIIFIDEIDKIASREGGGKGGGPDVSREGVQRDILPIVEGSTVNTKYGQVKTDHMLFIAAGAFHVSKPSDLIPELQGRFPIRVELEPLSGEDLVRILREPRNSLLRQYTALLDTEGVHLDFSDEAVLEIARIAQGVNERTENIGARRLHTVLERLLDDVSFNASEQSPRTLFIDATYVRERLASVVQDEDLSRYIL is encoded by the coding sequence GTGAGCAACGCACGCAAGAGCCCCAGCTTCACGCCCCGCGAGGTGGTGGGCGAGCTGGACCGCTACATCGTCGGGCAGAACGCCGCCAAGCGCGCCGTGGCCATCGCGCTGCGCAACCGCTGGCGCCGCCAGCAGGTCTCCGACGAGCTGCGCGATGAGATCCACCCGAAGAACATCATCATGATCGGCCCCACCGGCGTGGGGAAGACGGAGATCGCCCGGCGCCTGGCGAAGCTCGCCCAGGCCCCCTTCGTCAAGGTGGAAGCCTCCAAGTTCACCGAGGTGGGCTACGTGGGCCGCGACGTGGAGTCCATGGTGCGCGACCTCGTCGAGTCCGCCATCGCGCTCGTGCGCGACGAGGAGATGGAGCGGGTGCGCACGCGCGCCGCCGAGAACGCCGAGGACCGGCTCGCCCAGTTGCTCTCCGGCCATGCGCCCCCCTCGCGGCCCACCGGTGGCATGGGCTTCATGGCCCCCCCGCCGCCTGCTCCCTCCGCGCCCCGGCTCGGTGACACCGAGCGCGAGAAGCTCCGGGCGCAGCTACGCGCCGGCACGCTCGATGACCAGGAGGTGGAGCTGGAGACGAGCGAGGGCGGCACGCCCACCTTCCTGCGCAACTTCTCCGGCCAGGGCATGGAGGAGATCGGCGTCAACCTGCAGGATCTCTTCAAGAACATGCCCGGCATGAGCCGCTCGCGGCGGCGCAAGGTGCGCGCCCCCGAGGCGCTCAAGCTGCTGGAGCAGGAGGAGGCCGCTCGGCTGGTGGACTCGGAGCGCGTCAACCGCGAGGCGCTGGTGCGCGCCGAGAACAGCGGCATCATCTTCATCGATGAGATCGACAAGATCGCCAGCCGCGAGGGCGGGGGCAAGGGCGGGGGCCCGGACGTGTCGCGCGAGGGCGTGCAGCGCGACATCCTCCCCATCGTCGAGGGCTCCACCGTCAACACCAAGTACGGTCAGGTGAAGACGGACCACATGCTCTTCATCGCCGCGGGCGCCTTCCACGTCTCCAAGCCGAGCGATCTCATCCCCGAGCTCCAGGGCCGCTTCCCCATCCGCGTGGAGCTCGAGCCGCTCAGCGGAGAGGATCTGGTCCGCATTCTGCGAGAGCCCCGAAATTCCCTCCTGCGCCAGTACACGGCGCTGCTCGACACGGAGGGCGTTCACCTGGATTTCTCCGACGAAGCCGTGTTGGAGATCGCCCGGATCGCCCAGGGCGTCAACGAGCGGACGGAAAACATCGGAGCCCGGCGCCTGCATACGGTGCTCGAACGTTTGCTCGACGATGTATCCTTCAACGCCAGTGAACAGAGCCCCCGGACCCTGTTCATCGATGCAACCTATGTTCGCGAGCGGCTCGCGTCCGTGGTTCAGGACGAGGATCTTTCGCGCTACATCCTCTAG
- the hslV gene encoding ATP-dependent protease subunit HslV gives MFHGTTILCVRREAKVVIAGDGQVSLDKTIMKNTAKKVRRIGDGSVLAGFAGSTADAFTLFDRFEARLKEHQKNLTRACVELGKDWRTDRFLRRLEALLIVADREKTFILSGSGDVIEPDFGIAAVGSGGTYALAAARALMTHTQLPAREVATHAMQIAADICVYTNSNVTYEEL, from the coding sequence ATGTTCCATGGCACCACCATCCTCTGTGTGCGCCGAGAGGCGAAGGTCGTCATCGCCGGTGACGGTCAGGTCAGTCTCGACAAGACGATCATGAAGAACACCGCGAAGAAGGTCCGCCGCATCGGCGACGGCTCCGTGCTCGCCGGCTTCGCGGGCAGCACCGCCGACGCCTTCACCCTCTTCGATCGCTTCGAGGCGCGGCTCAAGGAGCACCAGAAGAACCTCACCCGCGCCTGCGTGGAGCTGGGCAAGGATTGGAGAACCGACCGCTTCCTGCGCCGCCTGGAGGCCCTGCTCATCGTGGCCGACCGCGAGAAGACGTTCATCCTCTCCGGCTCGGGCGACGTCATCGAGCCGGACTTCGGCATCGCCGCGGTGGGCAGCGGGGGCACCTACGCGCTCGCCGCCGCCCGGGCCCTCATGACGCACACCCAGCTGCCCGCGCGCGAGGTGGCCACCCACGCCATGCAGATCGCCGCCGACATCTGCGTCTACACCAACTCCAACGTCACCTACGAAGAGCTCTGA
- a CDS encoding DoxX family membrane protein: MTPEPSTPFFRTLSCEGAAYFLLRLALGLNIFLHGAVRLPALSAFADTLVQGFAQTPLPSPLVRAFALLLPFLEAVLGLLLTLGLLTRAALFGGGLLMVVLISGTALRSQWETLGLQMGYVFLYAVLLVTVRFNALALDGGWNVRKR, from the coding sequence ATGACTCCCGAACCTTCCACTCCCTTCTTCCGCACGCTGTCCTGCGAGGGCGCCGCCTACTTCCTGTTGCGACTGGCCCTGGGCCTGAACATCTTCCTGCACGGCGCGGTGCGTCTGCCCGCCTTGAGCGCCTTCGCCGACACACTCGTGCAGGGCTTCGCCCAGACACCCCTGCCGTCGCCGCTGGTGCGCGCCTTCGCGCTGTTGCTTCCCTTCCTCGAGGCGGTGCTCGGACTGCTGCTCACCCTGGGGCTGCTGACACGTGCCGCGCTCTTCGGAGGAGGGCTGCTCATGGTGGTGCTCATCTCCGGCACCGCGCTGCGCAGCCAGTGGGAGACGCTCGGGTTGCAGATGGGCTACGTGTTCCTCTACGCCGTGCTCCTGGTGACGGTGCGCTTCAATGCACTCGCCCTCGACGGCGGGTGGAACGTTCGGAAGCGGTGA
- a CDS encoding PilZ domain-containing protein — MSNLSSSERRRHPRHRVRMRIKILRGEVELAGEIFNISRSGCLLVTPVAMRVGEHYTVHLPVLPDSSFSIKVVRTRRVGEWFAVATHFETQLPDEAPILKLASQDSGVQEDPEQLF, encoded by the coding sequence GTGAGCAACCTGAGCAGTTCTGAGCGGCGCCGCCATCCCCGTCACCGAGTCCGCATGCGCATCAAGATCCTGCGAGGCGAAGTCGAACTCGCCGGAGAAATCTTCAACATCTCCCGCTCGGGGTGTCTGCTCGTCACCCCCGTGGCGATGCGCGTGGGGGAGCACTACACCGTGCATCTGCCCGTGCTCCCGGACTCGTCCTTTTCCATCAAGGTGGTGCGCACGCGCCGGGTGGGCGAGTGGTTCGCCGTGGCGACCCACTTCGAGACCCAACTGCCCGACGAGGCACCCATCCTCAAGCTCGCCAGCCAGGACTCGGGAGTCCAGGAAGATCCCGAGCAGCTTTTCTGA